A window from Leptothermofonsia sichuanensis E412 encodes these proteins:
- a CDS encoding ATP-binding cassette domain-containing protein, producing MVLIIHVEALHKRYGRLAALQGISFSVQRGEVFGLIGPDGAGKTTTFHILGGVMEATMGTVRVLGQKPRDARLGIGYLTQQFSLYPDLSIDENLRYIAGLRNVPDHLFWERRDKYLRLMNLESFGNRLASQLSGGMKQKLALCCSLIYKPEILLLDEPTTGVDPVSRREFWDVLAALADEGVTIVVATPYLDEAERCHRVGLIYGGQIQQIGTPSELKNSLGLHRLEVRTSQLQIAERVLLEGEGQRRSEGEDGKKNGKTFNFQPPTSEIVDVQTFGDRLDVLVCDPDVGETQVRQRLQEHNLPIEQIERTQPTLENVFVARLRQQGSAPPFIPFPPTRQVSTHRMGNTPAIYARNLNRLFGSFQAVKNVNVSVQYGEIFGLLGANGAGKTTTIKMLCGLLETSSGDISLGGETGNLRSQTLRRRIGYMSQKFTLYDDLTILQNLQFYAGVYGIPRHLQRDKIDWVITTCGLEGQENLVTGQLPGGWKQRVAFGASVMHEPDILFLDEPTSGVDPLARRQFWRLINDFARRGTAILVTTHYLEEAEQCNRMSFLVAGETVIEGSPSQIKAAQPGKLIEIKPDHNQAASNLLKQTLEPWRVSIFADRLHVVVDNPDRDIPELESILQSGNIHIQSLRPIPYSLEDAFIGVVQRAAEKLCSVS from the coding sequence GTGGTGCTGATTATCCACGTCGAAGCCCTGCACAAACGCTATGGCAGGCTGGCAGCGCTCCAGGGCATCAGTTTCTCGGTTCAGAGGGGCGAAGTCTTTGGGCTGATTGGTCCCGATGGGGCTGGCAAAACCACCACCTTTCACATTCTGGGTGGGGTGATGGAAGCCACAATGGGAACGGTTCGCGTATTGGGGCAGAAACCCCGCGATGCCCGGCTGGGAATTGGCTATCTGACCCAGCAGTTTTCTCTCTATCCGGATCTCAGCATCGATGAAAATTTGCGCTACATCGCCGGGTTACGGAATGTTCCCGATCACCTTTTTTGGGAACGCCGCGATAAGTATCTGCGGCTGATGAATCTGGAGTCGTTTGGGAACCGCCTGGCGAGTCAGCTCTCTGGTGGCATGAAACAAAAACTGGCACTCTGTTGTTCCCTGATCTATAAGCCGGAAATACTGTTGTTGGATGAACCCACGACCGGAGTTGATCCGGTTTCCCGGCGAGAGTTTTGGGATGTCCTGGCAGCCCTGGCGGATGAAGGGGTGACGATTGTGGTGGCAACTCCCTACCTGGACGAAGCTGAACGCTGCCATCGAGTTGGGCTGATCTACGGTGGGCAAATTCAGCAAATTGGTACACCATCAGAACTGAAGAACAGCCTGGGACTGCATCGGTTGGAGGTGCGAACCAGCCAGTTGCAGATAGCAGAGCGGGTGTTGCTGGAAGGAGAGGGTCAGAGGAGAAGCGAAGGGGAAGACGGGAAGAAAAACGGGAAAACCTTTAACTTCCAACCTCCAACTTCTGAGATTGTTGATGTGCAGACATTTGGCGATCGCCTCGATGTGCTGGTTTGCGATCCTGATGTGGGAGAAACCCAGGTGCGTCAGCGATTACAGGAGCACAACTTGCCGATTGAGCAGATTGAGCGGACCCAGCCTACCCTGGAAAACGTTTTTGTTGCCCGGTTGCGCCAGCAGGGGTCTGCGCCTCCCTTCATTCCCTTTCCTCCAACCCGTCAGGTGTCAACTCACCGGATGGGAAACACTCCTGCCATTTATGCCCGCAATTTAAATCGCCTGTTTGGAAGTTTTCAGGCGGTCAAAAATGTAAATGTGTCCGTTCAGTACGGTGAGATTTTTGGGTTACTGGGTGCCAATGGAGCCGGAAAGACCACCACCATCAAAATGCTGTGCGGCTTGCTGGAAACCAGTTCGGGAGATATTTCCCTCGGTGGTGAAACGGGCAACCTGCGGAGTCAAACCCTGCGGCGGCGGATTGGCTACATGAGTCAGAAGTTTACCCTCTACGACGATCTGACGATTCTGCAAAACCTGCAATTCTATGCGGGGGTTTACGGGATCCCGCGTCATTTACAGCGGGACAAAATTGACTGGGTGATTACCACCTGTGGTTTGGAAGGGCAGGAAAACCTGGTGACCGGACAACTTCCCGGTGGTTGGAAACAGCGGGTTGCCTTTGGTGCGTCAGTCATGCATGAACCGGATATCCTGTTTCTGGATGAACCCACGTCAGGGGTAGACCCCCTGGCACGCAGGCAGTTCTGGCGATTGATTAATGACTTTGCCCGTCGCGGTACTGCCATTCTTGTCACCACCCACTACCTGGAAGAGGCAGAGCAATGTAACCGCATGAGTTTCCTGGTAGCAGGCGAAACGGTCATTGAAGGCTCTCCCAGTCAGATTAAAGCAGCCCAACCTGGCAAATTGATTGAAATTAAACCCGACCATAACCAGGCAGCCTCCAATTTACTCAAACAAACCTTAGAACCCTGGCGAGTCTCGATCTTTGCCGATCGCCTCCACGTTGTCGTAGACAATCCAGACCGTGATATTCCTGAACTTGAGTCAATTCTTCAATCCGGTAACATTCATATCCAATCTCTACGACCCATCCCCTA